TTTGCCTATCTGTGGCTACGGGGGCGGTGCCGCGACTGTTCGGTGTCCATTCCATGGCGCTATCCCCTTACGGAGCTTACGGGGGGAGCGATCGGGGTGGTTGCGGCACTCGCTCCCGTCGACACGCTCGATAAGGTGAGTTGCGGTCTGGCACTCCTGGTTGGGCTTGGGGCCGCTCTGATCGACCAGAGAACCTATCGGATTCCAAATGCGTTAACCTATCCAGCGGCACTCCTTCTCCTCTTACTTGGCATCGCGAACGCATGGATCTCTGGTCGGTGGAGCACCTTCATCCTCACCATCGGCCTTGCCATGGCGATCCTCGTGTTCTTTGTTCTCCTACGCGTTGTTTCGCGCGGAGGCATGGGTCTTGGCGATGCGAAGCTAGCGGCAGTCTTGGTCCTTGGCATCGCGTCGCTTGGTGTCTGGGCATCCGTTCTGGCGGTCCTTGCAAGTTTTTTTGCTGGATCAGTGGTGGGGGTTGGCTTGATACTCGCCAAGCGGACTAACCTTCGAGCGCAACTCCCTTTTGGCCCATTTCTGACCGTCGGATTTGCACTCACCACTCTTGGTGCTGTTATTTTTCACTAATAGCGGGTCAATTGATCAACTTTGCCGTCGTTTTGGCCGATGCCCTCTTGGGAGTTTAGCGAGGATTCAAGGATGGAAAAACTCATACTCTTAGAGATCGGAGCATTCTCCATCAAGGCGTGCGAGATCGAGGTGTCTCGGCGTCCGCGACCGCCGCTTTGGCTTGCCCATCGCGTCTTGCCCGATGGGGCTCACGAGCATCCAGAGAGGGTGGTGGAGACGCTTCGAGGCCTTCTTCGTGAGGCAGGTACGCGAACCAAGGCGACTCGCCTGATCGTCACCGATCCGGATCTGGTGGTGAGAAGCCTCAATGTTCCGAGTTCCGATAAGCATGAGTTGGAGATGACCTTTGGGTTCGCGATGACCGAGGTGCTGCCATTGCCCCTCGATGAACTTGTGGTCGATTACGAGACGGCGACCAAGGCACGATCGTCGAACCCAAACGTCGTCATGGCCGGTGCCCCCAAGGCCACCATCGCTAAAGCGATCGATGTTGCCGAACGCAGTGGCTTGCGTGTCGATTGGGTTGACGTTGGCCCGCTGGCGGCGGCGCGTGCGGTCAGCGAGCTCTCAAGAACTGAGGGCGAGGGCTATTACCTGGTGGTGGTCGGTGCTACTACCACCACCATCGAGGTGGTGGTGGGGGATCAGCCACAACTCGTTCGTTCGATCAGGATGGGTGGCGAGCTCATCACCCAAGAGATCGCTCGACGCCTCGAGGTGGCGTACGAGGCTGCTGAGGGTCTCAAGAGAGCGATAGCGATCCAAGGACCTGAGGAGATTCATCAGCTCGATGGGTTCGCCACAGCGGATGGTATCGTTGCCGACGGTGTGCGTGCCATTGTGCAAGAGGTCGCCTCCTCGATCGATTACTTCGCTATTCAACGGGGGTACACCGATATCGACCGGCTGGTGCTGGTCGGTGGCTCATCGGCGGTCACCCAGCTCGGCGTGGAGCTGGGTGACAAACTCGCCCTGAAGGTGGAACGACCGGGACCACGACAGGTGCTCAGACTCATCGAAGCCGATGCTCTTGTCGAGGATTCATCGAGCAACTGGGTCGAGATGACTGGCGCAGTGATGCGCGCGCGCACTCACGACAAGGGGGTGAAGTTTGTCAATCTCCTACCTGCGCGTGTCCGAGCACGCCGTCAGCATCGCCGACAGCTCATACTGGTGGGTGCGGCGGGTGTGGCGCTGATTGGCGCCGGCGCATTGTTGACCCTCCA
The window above is part of the Ferrimicrobium sp. genome. Proteins encoded here:
- a CDS encoding A24 family peptidase, which encodes MGVVIGLVFGLIGGSAMTALTYRIPAGLPLMMDRSKCPSCAHPIRARDNVPVFAYLWLRGRCRDCSVSIPWRYPLTELTGGAIGVVAALAPVDTLDKVSCGLALLVGLGAALIDQRTYRIPNALTYPAALLLLLLGIANAWISGRWSTFILTIGLAMAILVFFVLLRVVSRGGMGLGDAKLAAVLVLGIASLGVWASVLAVLASFFAGSVVGVGLILAKRTNLRAQLPFGPFLTVGFALTTLGAVIFH
- the pilM gene encoding pilus assembly protein PilM, with translation MEKLILLEIGAFSIKACEIEVSRRPRPPLWLAHRVLPDGAHEHPERVVETLRGLLREAGTRTKATRLIVTDPDLVVRSLNVPSSDKHELEMTFGFAMTEVLPLPLDELVVDYETATKARSSNPNVVMAGAPKATIAKAIDVAERSGLRVDWVDVGPLAAARAVSELSRTEGEGYYLVVVGATTTTIEVVVGDQPQLVRSIRMGGELITQEIARRLEVAYEAAEGLKRAIAIQGPEEIHQLDGFATADGIVADGVRAIVQEVASSIDYFAIQRGYTDIDRLVLVGGSSAVTQLGVELGDKLALKVERPGPRQVLRLIEADALVEDSSSNWVEMTGAVMRARTHDKGVKFVNLLPARVRARRQHRRQLILVGAAGVALIGAGALLTLQRYQQLQQVQETQTSLTTQLGVLSGQMARYATYGALAQGVRSARSTVTQQLASSVDFPQLLAQIAGATPSDSWLTSLSIGAPTTSTAGASGLGVSFSLEGCSQLAPAHWLDSMSKLSFLQNLWVSSSTLTPPGNTTPSCGVGVPSAEMVQAGMTTYQGSAIVSNNFAQYRSASYLRQLGVSS